The Antarcticibacterium sp. 1MA-6-2 genome has a window encoding:
- a CDS encoding DUF4242 domain-containing protein encodes MPKFVIEREIPGAGELSADQLKSISQTSCGVLQNLGPQINWVHSYVTGNKIYCIYNAPNEEMIQEHARQGGFPANSVNKVMAVIDPVTAEEETT; translated from the coding sequence ATGCCAAAATTTGTAATTGAAAGGGAAATTCCCGGCGCCGGGGAACTTTCTGCAGATCAACTAAAATCTATTTCCCAAACCTCCTGTGGAGTTTTGCAAAACCTGGGACCCCAGATAAACTGGGTTCATAGCTATGTTACAGGAAATAAAATCTACTGTATCTACAATGCTCCAAATGAAGAAATGATACAAGAACATGCCAGGCAGGGAGGCTTCCCCGCTAACTCAGTAAATAAGGTTATGGCTGTAATTGATCCTGTAACAGCCGAAGAGGAAACGACTTAG